A region of Malaclemys terrapin pileata isolate rMalTer1 chromosome 5, rMalTer1.hap1, whole genome shotgun sequence DNA encodes the following proteins:
- the C5H4orf36 gene encoding uncharacterized protein C4orf36 homolog isoform X1 has translation MDTGFLSSHIHSHVHHVHSFGLKIQAKWEESMYWIVTYCRADAAELALLTRRLCQEMGQTNLPLLEDIPWCHILTLRPAVTVESRLIPSVQTLEAERMFESKRLNKIDLENKTAQQTESDLKGKRIGARRPLPPF, from the exons ATGGATACTGGCTTCCTTAGCTCACACATACACAGCCATGTGCACCATGTACATTCTTTTGGACTTAAAATTCAAGCCAAGTGGGAAGAAAGTATGTACTGGATTGTAACTTACTGCAG GGCAGATGCTGCAGAACTTGCTTTGCTGACAAGGCGTTTGTGCCAGGAAATGGGACAGACAAACCTGCCTCTCCTTGAAGACATCCCTTGGTGTCACATTTTAACTCTGCGGCCAGCTGTCACTGTTGAAAGCAGGCTGATCCCATCAGTACAGA cATTAGAGGCTGAAAGGATGTTTGAATCCAAAAGATTGAATAAGATTGACCTTGAAAACAAGACCGCGCAGCAAACTGAGTCTGACCTGAAGGGCAAGAGAATTGGTGCAAGGAGGCCACTTCCACCCTTCTGA
- the C5H4orf36 gene encoding uncharacterized protein C4orf36 homolog isoform X2: protein MEYDFHRKRTVKSVLQASCYKVADAAELALLTRRLCQEMGQTNLPLLEDIPWCHILTLRPAVTVESRLIPSVQTLEAERMFESKRLNKIDLENKTAQQTESDLKGKRIGARRPLPPF from the exons ATGGAATATGATTTTCACAGAAAGAGGACAGTAAAATCGGTCTTACAAGCAAGCTGTTATAAAGT GGCAGATGCTGCAGAACTTGCTTTGCTGACAAGGCGTTTGTGCCAGGAAATGGGACAGACAAACCTGCCTCTCCTTGAAGACATCCCTTGGTGTCACATTTTAACTCTGCGGCCAGCTGTCACTGTTGAAAGCAGGCTGATCCCATCAGTACAGA cATTAGAGGCTGAAAGGATGTTTGAATCCAAAAGATTGAATAAGATTGACCTTGAAAACAAGACCGCGCAGCAAACTGAGTCTGACCTGAAGGGCAAGAGAATTGGTGCAAGGAGGCCACTTCCACCCTTCTGA